From Streptomyces qinzhouensis, one genomic window encodes:
- a CDS encoding 3-oxoacyl-ACP reductase yields the protein MTLPLDGLSAIVTGAGRGLGRAEAIELARLGASVVVNDYGQPGRDGSGRSSADPAEEVAEEIRTAGGHAVAHHGDIADFAQARELVALAAERFGKLDVLVNNAGILRDRMVFSMAEEEWDSVIRVHLKGHFNTVRFASAHWRERAKAAGGPVYGRIVNTSSEAFLAGSAGQPNYAAAKGGIIGLTTSTAAALAKYGVTANAICPRARTRMTEDVFAGYQEPAAGELDPLAPEHVAPLVGYLAAPAAAGVNGQVFVVHGGLVAVVERPRVAAKFDTAKECFSHDELDAVLTPHFAARPAGETFAATEVLGLRKG from the coding sequence ATGACACTGCCACTGGACGGACTGTCCGCGATCGTCACGGGCGCGGGCCGCGGCCTGGGACGCGCCGAAGCCATCGAACTGGCCCGGCTCGGCGCGAGCGTCGTCGTCAACGACTACGGACAGCCCGGCCGGGACGGCTCCGGGCGGTCGTCGGCGGACCCGGCCGAAGAGGTCGCCGAGGAGATCCGTACCGCGGGCGGACACGCCGTCGCCCACCACGGGGACATCGCCGACTTCGCGCAGGCCCGGGAGCTCGTCGCGCTCGCCGCCGAACGATTCGGCAAGCTGGACGTCCTGGTCAACAACGCCGGCATCCTCCGGGACCGGATGGTCTTCTCGATGGCCGAGGAGGAGTGGGACTCGGTGATCCGCGTCCATCTCAAGGGCCACTTCAACACCGTACGTTTCGCGTCGGCGCACTGGCGGGAGCGGGCCAAGGCAGCCGGCGGCCCGGTCTACGGCCGGATCGTCAACACCTCGTCGGAGGCCTTCCTGGCGGGATCGGCCGGACAGCCCAACTACGCGGCGGCCAAGGGCGGCATCATCGGCCTGACGACGTCCACGGCGGCGGCCCTGGCCAAGTACGGCGTCACCGCGAACGCGATCTGCCCCCGGGCCAGGACCCGGATGACCGAGGACGTCTTCGCCGGATACCAGGAGCCGGCGGCGGGCGAGCTGGACCCGCTGGCACCCGAACATGTGGCCCCGCTGGTCGGCTATCTCGCCGCACCCGCGGCGGCCGGGGTGAACGGCCAGGTCTTCGTCGTCCACGGCGGTCTGGTCGCCGTCGTCGAACGGCCCCGGGTCGCGGCGAAGTTCGACACGGCGAAGGAATGCTTCAGCCATGACGAACTGGACGCGGTCCTCACCCCGCACTTCGCGGCCCGCCCGGCCGGGGAGACGTTCGCCGCGACGGAGGTCCTGGGGCTGCGGAAGGGGTGA